The nucleotide window gacTGTTCTGAAAAATGTACGGATgttaaaatatttagttCTCTCAAAAAGATATGGCAAGACTTTTTTTTGATCAAAAAAATCGCGCTTTGACCGACGCCAAAAAAAATCAAGTTGCCAACTTTATATAAAAAGATTCATCCAattaacaatttcaacatcGTTGCAAGAATTCTTTTaacttcaaaaaaaatcaaaatcacACATTAACTTCATAATGGCTCCAGGTAAGAAAATTGCTCCAGCTCCATTCGGTGCTAAGTCCACCAAGTCTACTAAGGCTAAGAACCCATTGACCAACTCTACCCCAAAGAACTTTGGTATTGGCCAATCCATCCAACCAAAGAGAAACTTGTCTAGATACGTCAAATGGCCAGAATATGTCAGATtacaaagacaaaagaaGATCTTGTCCATTAGATTGAAGGTTCCTCCAACCATTGCTCAATTCCAATACACTTTGGACAGAAACACTGCTTCTGAAACTTTCAAGCTGTTCAACAAGTACAGACCAGAAACTGCTgctgaaaagaaggaaagattGACTAAGGAAGCCGCTGCCATTGCTGAAGGTAAGACTAGACAAGAAGCTTCTCCAAAGCCATACGTTGTCAAGTACGGTTTGAACCATGTTGTCTCCTTGATTGAAAACAAGAAGGCTAAGTTGGTTTTGATCGCTAACGATGTCGACCCAATTGAATTGGTCATTTTCCTACCAGCTTTGTGTAAGAAGATGGGTGTTCCATATGCTATTGTCAAGGGTAAGGCTAGATTAGGTACTTTGGTTAACCAAAAGACCTCTGCCGTCGCTGCTTTAACCGAAGTTAAGGCTGAAGACGAAGCTGCTTTGGCTAAGTTGGTCTCCACCATTAACGCTAACTTCACTGACAAATACGATGATGTCAAGAAGCACTGGGGTGGTGGTATCATGGGTAACAAGGCTCAGGCCAAGATTGCCAAGAAAGCTAAGGCTTCTGAATCCGCTTAATTTTGATGGTTTCTACCATTTTGTACACCTATTTTAGATTTCTCAAAATTACGATTAGTTTTTTAACCTATTTGCATTTAGATGATTCTTTGTTGAAGCTCAATGGAATGGTTAGTGGTTTTTTCTTTCCCTTATAGGATACGTGTAATTTGAAATGATGTTAGTGGATATGAAGGTTGATATCCATATTGAAGTCATTTCAAAAGCCATGATCTTTTGAAGGGGAAAGAGCCACTAACCAAGCTTGAGTTACAGAAGTTTCATCTACTTAAAACATACTTTCGAAGAGACTAGATACTTTTTTGTATTTGGCAGTCTCTTTGATACTCTTGTcatttttataatattcaatcaattgaagacgattttatcaattatttcCGTTTGGGAGTTAATCCTAGTGACTTATTACAAATTCACGTTGAAACCATTTCTCTTGCAGTTCTGTGTGTTTCTCTTTCAGCTTTGGAAATAAAAGCTTTGTTCAAATGAGTACATTTGCTCAAGATTTTAAATCTAATTGCCCAAGTCTTGTTCTGTagttttaatattttattcatCTTAAAAAGTGCTGATTATGTAATGCTACCAAGTTTGCATTACCCGGCGTCCCCGCCATAAAAAATTCAGGAGGTCCTTTTTTGACgaaagaaattaagaaagaGAGGCAAAACTATGAATGGTAACTACCTTAAACTTACTCCCACTTTTTGTATTGGTAAGTGTTCACGCATAGAAACTATCCAATCACAGTGAAAATACCATCAAGTATATATAACCAACAACTGCAACTCAATcgttgaagaagaaagatagAAATcgaaaataaaagaaaagaaaagaagataatCATGTCAACTACTGCTGCCGAAACAACCATCCCTGCCACCAATGTGGAGACTGGATCTGAAATCTCAGGCCCTGCTATTGTTACTGGACCTATTAGAACGTCCCATAATCCAGATACTACTGTCTTTATTGGTAATGTTGCTCATGAAACTACCAAGGAAGAACTGGAAAACGTCTTCGAAGCTGAATACCCAGATGTCAGAGTCGAGATGCCTGTAAAGGAACATACCGGTGCCCACGTCTCAGCTAGTAAGCATGCATTTGCCATTTTCCCAACAACTATCGATTTCGATGCCATTAAGGAAAAGTATGATACCACTACCCTTCATGAAAGAGAAATCCATATTAAGAGAGTAAGAAACCTTGAACCAAGAAGGGGTGGATTCAGAGGCGGAAGAGGCGGCTTCAGAGGTAGAGGTGCCTTCAGAGGTGGAAGAGGTGGTTTCAATGGAGGTGCATCTCGTCCATTccaaaagaaggaaaagataCCTTTGGATCAAATGGAGAGATCAAAGGATACTTTGTACGTGAATAACTTGCCATACAGTGctacaaaagaagaattggctGAATTATTTGGTACCAAACCAGAATTGGTCGTTCTCccaaaaagaagaatgagAGATGAAACTACAAAGAAAGTAGTCTTTTCAGAAACATTGAATAGAGGTATTGCATTTAttacttttgaaaatctaAGTGGTGATATTGCCGATAAACGTGAAGAATTTCAAGGTAAGACTCTGGAGGAAAGAGAATTGGTTGTGGACGTTGCTGTTGTTAAACCAAAGCGTGAGGAACATGTTGAAGAAGCTCACCCTGATGCTGAGGAATCCCACGAGGAAGCACAAACTGAAAACGAATAGACAAATTAGAAATTCCTGGCTGTTTTCAATTCTGTATGTCctatttgaaaaaaacttactctttttcttaatcTTCTCTATAATCTgtaattaattaattgagCTTATAAATTTTGCTTCAATACATTAACCTTTTACTTGAATAAGATCGCAATTGTATAATAACtattttgatatttatGGGTGCCGTTATTGTTCGCTGTGGCTTCTCAAAAAAAGTCTTAGGCGTAACGAACGccaaagaaaatttcaaggCTTCAAAGTAAATCTTGAACCGAAGACTTTCACTTTCACGTAATCGAACTTTGAATGAACAAAGGAGCATTGATACATAATCAATTGTTAATAAACCTATTTCCAATAAACACATATTAGAATTGTTCATtctatcaatttcaaagcGCTAATGTCATTTTCAAGTAATTCTACTGGATCTTGCCCGTTTTGGAATTATGATGATATAACTGAATGTGGAAGAGCCAAATATATTGGTTTCGATCTCCCGCTTGTTATATCTATTTCCTCTTTATGTTTTGTAAGCTATAATGTGTGGTTTCACTTTCACAAGTATAACCAATTGCACATAAAGAAGCGATCCTTGGTCGATGAATTGTTATACAATGAAGTGGATCCcgatgaaaatgaaagtCAGCCTCTGCTGTCTTCTGCAAGACCCAATGATGGGAGCTATACACAATCAGTAACAACAAACGATCTTTTACGAGAGAAACacttttcaattgaaaatattaaattccTTAAACTCGATGGTACTAAGCATGGAGAACCTCAAATTCTGCAGCGTtcatataatgaaaaattacgAACTACGGTAGAATTGCTACTGTTATTGGTTCAATGTGTATTGCACTTCTTTTTTCTACTTAAATTCTCAAAAAACGATTCTTTTGATCTCACTTTTAGAAATAATTTTACCAACGTCGTACTATGGTTAATTTTGGCAATCATCTGTACTGTTCGCTGGTTAAATATCAACGAAACCCTTTCAGAGATTACAAAGTATGCTGGAAATCTATGGTCAATATCGTTTACTTCCTATCTAATACTTTTTATCTCTACTACACTACCATTCCGTTCAATTTATATTCACCatattgaagatttagTCACCAAAAGATACTACCTTTCACAATTTTATGCTAACCTCTCTCTATTCTTGCTTCTATTTACATCCAAAGTAGGAAATAACCTACCCATAATTTACAAAACAGATGAGACAATCACACCATCACCAGAGCCAACATCCTCTGTTGCTACATTTATTAGCTGGAGTTGGATAGATCCTTTTGTTTGGAAAGCTCATAAAACCAGTCTCgaatttaaagatatttggGGATTAAAAATGGATGACTATTCAATCTTCGTTGTTAAAGGATTCAAACGTTTTATAAAGACAATGAACTCAAAGAAAACATTCACTTTCCAATTATTGAGTTTCTTTCTTAAATACTTCCTGTTACAAGGCTTTTGGGCATGTTTGGAGGCCAGTATAAGTTTCATCCCAACAATCCTTCTGAAGAGAATTTTAGAATACGTTGAAGATCAGTCATCTGCACCTTTGAATTTAGCTTGGTTTTACGTTAGCTGCATGTTTCTGTGTAGATTCCTAGTCGCAGTTTGTCAAGGACAAGCCCTATTTTTTGGTAGGAGAGTTTGTGTAAGAATGAgaagtattattatctCTGAAATCTACTCTAAGGCattaagaagaaaaataactTCAAACTCTactgaaaaggaagaagaagaagaaaatcaagCAGAAAATCATGAGAATCCATT belongs to Naumovozyma castellii chromosome 3, complete genome and includes:
- the RPL8A gene encoding 60S ribosomal protein eL8 (ancestral locus Anc_4.8) translates to MAPGKKIAPAPFGAKSTKSTKAKNPLTNSTPKNFGIGQSIQPKRNLSRYVKWPEYVRLQRQKKILSIRLKVPPTIAQFQYTLDRNTASETFKLFNKYRPETAAEKKERLTKEAAAIAEGKTRQEASPKPYVVKYGLNHVVSLIENKKAKLVLIANDVDPIELVIFLPALCKKMGVPYAIVKGKARLGTLVNQKTSAVAALTEVKAEDEAALAKLVSTINANFTDKYDDVKKHWGGGIMGNKAQAKIAKKAKASESA
- the SBP1 gene encoding Sbp1p (ancestral locus Anc_4.7), encoding MSTTAAETTIPATNVETGSEISGPAIVTGPIRTSHNPDTTVFIGNVAHETTKEELENVFEAEYPDVRVEMPVKEHTGAHVSASKHAFAIFPTTIDFDAIKEKYDTTTLHEREIHIKRVRNLEPRRGGFRGGRGGFRGRGAFRGGRGGFNGGASRPFQKKEKIPLDQMERSKDTLYVNNLPYSATKEELAELFGTKPELVVLPKRRMRDETTKKVVFSETLNRGIAFITFENLSGDIADKREEFQGKTLEERELVVDVAVVKPKREEHVEEAHPDAEESHEEAQTENE